The DNA region CCCGCCTTGTGGCGATTGCCGATCCGGTGGCCGCCGCGGCCGAGAAGCTGCGCGCAGCCTATGGCTGCGACGTGCGGACGATCGAGCAGATCGAAGCCTCGGACGATGTGGATGCCGTGGTGATCTGCACGCCAACCGACACCCATGCGGACCTGATCGAGCGGTTCTGCCGGGCGGGGAAGGCGGTGTTCTGCGAAAAGCCCATCGACCTGTCGCTGCCGCGCGTGGCGGCCTGCCTGAAGGTGGTGCAAGAGACGAACGGCAAGCTGATGGTCGGCTTCAACCGCCGGTTCGACCCCGATTTCATGGCAGTGAAGGCCGCCATTGATGCGGGCAAGGTCGGCGCGGTCGAGATGGTGACGATCACCAGCCGCGATCCCGGCGCGCCGCCGCATGACTACATCACCCGGTCGGGCGGCATGTTCCGCGACATGACGATCCATGACTTCGACATGGCGCGCTGGCTTCTGGGCGAAGAGGTGGAGAGTGTCTTCGCTTCGGCTTCGGTTCTGACGGATGCGAAGATCGGGGA from Neotabrizicola shimadae includes:
- the iolG gene encoding inositol 2-dehydrogenase; the protein is MTLRFAILGAGRIGQVHARAVASTPGARLVAIADPVAAAAEKLRAAYGCDVRTIEQIEASDDVDAVVICTPTDTHADLIERFCRAGKAVFCEKPIDLSLPRVAACLKVVQETNGKLMVGFNRRFDPDFMAVKAAIDAGKVGAVEMVTITSRDPGAPPHDYITRSGGMFRDMTIHDFDMARWLLGEEVESVFASASVLTDAKIGELGDFDSANVILRTASGKQAIITNTRRASYGYDQRIEVLGSKGMAAAENHGENRIVLADADGFHSAPLLNFFMTRYVAAYANEIASFIAAVTEGAATPTTGEDGLRALALAEAALKSVAEGRLVKVSEVL